A genome region from Cryptococcus neoformans var. neoformans B-3501A chromosome 8, whole genome shotgun sequence includes the following:
- a CDS encoding hypothetical protein (HMMPfam hit to Arf, ADP-ribosylation factor family, score: 236.5, E(): 4.6e-68), whose translation MGVTFSSLWSRLFARKETKVLLIGLDNAGKSTILYRITTGAVVASAPTVGSNHEIYDYKGVRFGLIDIGGQTSLRSSWSQYFNGTEAVILVIDSCDGPRLGLVKQELMKIVADESLSTALLLVLANKQDLPVSQGRLTPAQISEALSLTDLRQREWQIMGCSALTGAGLMEGMDWLVTKLAAR comes from the exons ATGGGAG TCacattctcatctctctGGTCACGCCTGTTTGCACGCAAAGAGACCAAAGTCCTCCTCATTGGTCTCGATAATGCCGGTAAATCAACAATCCTTTACCGCATAACAACAGGCGCCGTAGTCGCATCCGCACCTACAGTAGGAAGCAACCACGAAATATACGACTATAAAGGTGTCCGATTCGGGCTGATTGATATTGGTGGACAAACGAGCTTGAGGAGTTCATGGAGTCAGTACTTCAATGGAACCGAAGCGGTGATCTTGGTGATTGATTCGTGTGATGGACCAAGATTGGGGCTGGTGAAGCAAGAGTTGATGAAGATTGTTGCAGACGAA TCATTATCAACCGCACTTTTGCTTGTACTCGCAAACAAGCAGGATCTACCAGTGTCTCAAGGTCGTCTCACACCCGCCCAAATATCCGAGGCTCTCAGTCTCACAGACCTGCGGCAGAGAGAATGGCAGATTATGGGATGTAGTGCCCTGACGGGAGCTGGGTtgatggaagggatggactggCTCGTCACAAAGTTAGCCGCGCGTTAA
- a CDS encoding hypothetical protein (HMMPfam hit to Monooxygenase, Monooxygenase, score: 79.6, E(): 7.8e-21), giving the protein MRPPTTIYKPGLSNALKVSSKPAISVPAITSRNLHLARPAFSSIPLRATVSKSAHVTFKRSHSHHAPQPTEPIPEISSENTYDIVIIGGANAGLAFACALLSQPTISQTCRILLVEGSSLDRTRNWPESSEWENRISSLTHENIEWLESIGVWRHITNDRSCPVHEIIVWSNPSPTETPTIHFPPVGRPLARMTENLNLQKALLRRIEEAGKGIVDIRENSRVREMRLGEGGRWVGLRIGDEWVRGSLVVGADGPNSPVRHFSEIESYGHGYNTHAVVATLNHDPDPLYPNTTAFQRFLSTGPIAFLPLSDTSSTMVWSTLPENAAALKKLSHDALTQMVNAAFTLPEETLSSLCEAMLSAQSEGTPLTAPQIVTLIATLPTPLTSSDQPIIPPAITSIHPPSVASFPLRISHATSYLGERTALVGDAAHTIHPLAGQGLNMGLADVKCLAEVLEETRRLGGDLGSLEGTKGYPKERYPLNHLMLSATDKLHYIFRARNGLVNWVRGTGFDVINELGPIKRILMGGAGSGVGLGGASARTEKEREFGRARAEDKLKPAGGWPMAVANGVEGWFALKGVMGMVGGVVGEAARNGLRRAADALDGKR; this is encoded by the exons ATGAGGCCTCCCACAACCATCTACAAACCAGGTCTTAGCAATGCCCTCAAGGTTTCGTCAAAGCCAGCCATCTCTGTCCCTGCAATCACATCTCGGAACCTCCACCTCGCTCGACCTGCGTTCTCGTCAATACCTCTCAGAGCCACCGTGTCTAAATCGGCTCATGTAACCTTCAAGAGGAGTCATTCACATCACGCTCCACAGCCTACCGAGCCTATTCCCGAAATTTCGTCCGAAAATACTTATGATATTGTGATAATCGGCGGTGCAAATGCTGGCTTAGCATTTGCCTGTGCTCTCT TATCTCAACCAACAATCTCCCAGACTTGCCGGATACTCCTTGTGGAAGGCTCGTCTTTGGATCGCACTCGCAATTGGCCCGAATCAAGCGAATGGGAGAACCGTATCAGTAGCTTGACGCATGAAAATATCGAATGGCTGGAAA GCATCGGTGTGTGGAGACATATCACAAACGATAGGTCCTGCCCTGTCCATGAAATCATT GTCTGGTCGAACCCTTCTCCTACCGAAACGCCCACAATCCACTTTCCTCCTGTTGGACGTCCTCTGGCCCGTATGACAGAAAACCTTAATCTACAAAaggctcttcttcgacgTATCGAAGAAGCAGGTAAAGGCATCGTCGACATTCGTGAAAACTCCAGAGTAAGGGAGATGCGTCTTGGCGAAGGTGGTCGTTGGGTTGGCTTGCGGATCGGAGATGAATGGGTCCGGGGATCCCTAGTAGTTGGAGCAGATGGCCCAAACTCCCCAGTCAGGCATTTCTCGGAGATTGAATCGTACGGTCATGGTTACAACACCCACGCCGTGGTCGCTACTCTCAACCACGACCCCGATCCTCTCTACCCCAACACTACCGCTTTCCAGCGCTTCCTCTCTACCGGGCCCATagccttcctccctctttctGACACATCATCTACAATGGTATGGTCCACTCTTCCCGAAAACGCTGCTGCTCTCAAGAAACTTTCTCATGATGCCCTTACTCAAATGGTCAACGCTGCTTTCACTCTGCCTGAAGAGACACTTTCCAGCTTGTGCGAGGCCATGCTGTCTGCTCAGTCTGAAGGAACACCTTTGACAGCGCCCCAAATCGTCACTCTCATCGCTACCCTCCCCACCCCTCTTACATCCTCCGATCAGCCCATCATCCCACCTGCCATCACATCCATCCACCCCCCTTCGGTAgcttccttccctcttcgTATTTCTCACGCGACATCCTACCTCGGAGAACGTACCGCTCTTGTGGGCGATGCGGCACATACGATCCATCCCCTGGCTGGACAAGGGCTGAACATGGGTTTGGCTGACGTCAAGTGCCTTGCAGAAGTCCTCGAAGAGACCAGACGATTGGGAGGCGATTTGGGTAGTCTTGAAGGTACAAAAGGTTATCCTAAAGAGCGATATCCTTTGAACCATTTGATGTTGAGTGCGACGGATAAGCTACACTACATCTTTCGAGCGAGGAACGGGTTGGTCAACTGGGTGAGAGGTACTGGATTCGATGTAATCAACGAGTTGGGGCCTATTAAGCGGATTTTAATGGGCGGTGCGGGATCCGGAGTCGGACTTGGTGGTGCTTCTGCGAGAACAGAAAAGGAACGGGAATTTGGAAGAGCGCGTGCGGAAGATAAACTGAAGCCGGCTGGAGGATGGCCGATGGCGGTTGCGAATGGCGTTGAAGGCTGGTTCGCCCTCAAGGGGGTGATGGGTATGGTCGGCGGCGTAGTTGGAGAAGCCGCAAGGAACGGACTTCGAAGAGCTGCGGATGCGCTGGATGGCAAGAGATAA
- a CDS encoding hypothetical protein (HMMPfam hit to zf-TRAF, TRAF-type zinc finger, score: 39.7, E(): 8.3e-09) has product MAHQITYDYVEHVDPNLTCAICQSALVDPVTTTSCKHTFCRDCITRAIVHNPQCPIDRSALTMSSLRDTEQLVKLMLDELKVKCGAEGCGTVLQRGLLLAHLKTCSKAIVTCQDGDCGLSMTRQRLPHHRAYECFQRKMECRKCGTILVFKDQTTHTNIECRDETGVCGLCGQNMGPDAHMHKWQCPLVRIPCPHSARGCSSIIPRSDLQAHISICPFEAFSGFFEMNDARLKSLTSRVESLEEELERMREHLKRIEGNVETMGNMRRETGDEWRWREVGRMRLGDTPPPVASSHSDPQTTSTILSSPLTPTSSHPSPQPVISSIFPGISILSSGGARPDLAPHHHRSLVAPSFGSHQSYADWAFSRLSGNAGNVGWEEVINGLRAHDLMKKIHRRTMTESLRVLEEVGSLRAIVTTMRMLMMERPFRPPSFQFQGDSLFSRTAESTLTPTLNQQATVAFSSTTDQSTSEQRSQSSDENLSVSVSGDQEDSGRETASITESVVFSAQGHPASSSRPSSSTNSLITAGAGLSGNKRTPMSRARPNLGGYQGVTVEVRYDENADGIEGGASYSRTSNAASGNRNTIGTSGAEMTGRPMAFPPASQDDDDVSATTNRNAGGDVNEATERSMGTRERKVNLANPIARLMRRGPQGNGSPRL; this is encoded by the exons ATGGCTCATCAGATCACCTATGACTACGTTGAACATGTTGACCCAAACCTCACCTGCGCAATCTGCCAATCCGCCCTTGTAGATCCTGTCACGACGACGTCCTGCAAGCACACCTTTTGCAGAGACTGCATCACCCGAGCCATCGTTCACAACCCACAATGTCCCATAGACAGGTCAGCACTGACAATGAGCAGTTTAAGGGACACTGAACAACTGGTGAAGCTG ATGCTCGATGAGCTGAAAGTAAAATGTGGGGCTGAGGGATGTGGCACGGTTCTGCAAAGGGGGTTGTTGCTGGCACATCTTAAGACATGTTCTAAAGCGATCGTCACTTGCCAAGATGGAGATTGCGGCTTGTCG ATGACCCGTCAAAGACTGCCTCATCACAGGGCGTACGAATGTTTtcaaagaaagatggagTGCAGGAAATGTGGCACAATACTGGTATTCAAAGATCAAACG ACCCATACCAATATAGAATGCCGCGATGAGACAGGTGTCTGTGGTCTATGTGGTCAAAACA TGGGTCCTGATGCTCACATGCACAAATGGCAATGCCCCCTGGTCCGCATCCCTTGTCCTCACTCTGCTAGAGGATGCTCATCGATTATCCCCCGCTCGGATCTTCAAGCTCATATATCTATTTGCCCGTTTGAAGCATTCTCGGGTTTCTTCGAGATGAATGATGCGAGGTTGAAGTCATTAACATCTCGAGTCGAAAgtctggaagaggagctaGAGCGTATGAGGGAGCATTTGAAGCGAATAGAAGGTAATGTCGAGACGATGGGCAATATGAGGAGGGAAACGGGTGATgaatggagatggagagaagtgGGCCGGATGCGGCTTGGTGATACCCCACCTCCTGTCGCATCTAGCCATAGCGACCCCCAAACCACATCAACCATCTTGTCATCCCCACTAActcccacttcttctcacccTTCCCCTCAACCTGTCATCTCGTCTATTTTTCCTGGTATTAGCATCCTGTCATCCGGAGGAGCAAGACCTGACTTGGCCCCCCATCATCACCGTTCTCTTGTTGCACCATCCTTTGGCTCTCACCAATCATATGCTGATTGGGCATTCAGCCGGCTATCGGGGAACGCAGGCAATGtaggatgggaggaagtGATCAATGGTTTGCGTGCG CACGAcctgatgaagaaaatCCATAGGAGGACAATGACGGAAAGTTTGAGAGTGTTGGAAGAAGTAGGTAGTTTGAGAGCTATTGTTACCACCATGCGCATGC TTATGATGGAGCGACCCTTCCGACCTCCATCTTTCCAGTTCCAAGGCGACAGCCTGTTTTCACGTACCGCTGAGTCCACTCTCACCCCAACTTTGAACCAGCAAGCAACTGTGGCATTTTCTTCTACCACCGATCAATCAACATCAGAGCAACGTTCTCAATCAAGTGATGAAAATCTGAGCGTGAGTGTCAGCGGTGACCAGGAAGACTCCGGCAGAGAGACAGCTTCAATCACCGAATCCGTGGTATTCTCGGCCCAAGGTCAtcccgcttcttcctcccgaccttcctcttctacaAATTCCCTTATCACGGCCGGTGCTGGTTTGTCCGGGAATAAGAGGACTCCAATGTCTAGAGCCCGACCGAACTTGGGTGGGTATCAGGGAGTGACGGTGGAAGTGAGGTATGATGAGAACGCTGATGGGATCGAGGGAGGCGCAAGTTATAGTAGGACAAGCAACGCCGCAAGCGGGAACAGAAATACGATTGGGACGAGTGGGGCGGAAATGACGGGTAGACCCATGGCCTTCCCACCTGCGTCAcaagacgatgatgatgtctcTGCAACAACTAACAGAAATGCAGGAGGGGATGTGAACGAGGCTACTGAAAGAAGCATGGGAACCCGGGAACGAAAGGTTAATCTCGCGAATCCTATTGCAAggttgatgaggagaggGCCACAAGGAAATGGAAGCCCTAGGCTGTAA
- a CDS encoding hypothetical protein (Match to ESTs gb|CF194694.1|CF194694, gb|CF187362.1|CF187362): MSTLTDQEIMNLMENMENQENTSDKPLVSTPVPLSVIREEYLKGSQQIVKKLDYLQENGWDQVWRARGDGDCFYRSFTLAYLLRILHSPEPDVEANLAYDAIQRALPAMEQCGFQKDIYEEFLDPLLALIRSFAESDETTANEYSIVQALQDPERSNYIVVSLRLITSSYIRTHADLFSPFLFSPTTFLPLSTEEFCRQEVEPCGKEADNAQIMALAEAMNAGVRVAYLDRSEVGGKTINWVEFGKDTSENARPLTLLYRPGHYDVVTKDVPPKV, translated from the exons ATGTCCACTCTCACAGATCAGGAGATCATGAATCTCATGGAGAATATGGAAAACCAAGAAAATACTTCGGATAAG CCGCTCGTAAGCACCCCTGTGCCGTTGTCTGTTATCCGGGAAGAATACTTGAAAGGTTCTCAACAAATCGTGAAGAAGCTCGATTACCTACAAGAGAACGGATGGGACCAGGTATGGAGAGCTCGAGGAGACGGCGATTGCTTCTATAGAT CATTCACCCTGGCCTACCTCTTGAGAATATTACATTCCCCCGAACCAGATGTTGAAGCCAATTTGGCATATGACGCTATCCAACGTGCATTGCCTGCCATGGAGCAGTGTGGTTTTCAGAAGGACATT TATGAAGAGTTCCTCGATCCTCTTTTGGCCCTTATACGCTCCTTTGCAGAGTCAGATGAGACCACTGCCAACGAATACTCTATcgttcaagctcttcaagATCCTGAGAGATCCAACTACATTGTTGTTTCTCTGCGACTCATCACATCGTCGTATATCCGCACCCATGCTGATCTTTTCTCACCATTCTTATTCTCTCCTACCACATTTTTGCCTTTATCTACAGAGGAATTTTGCAGGCAAGAGGTCGAGCCTTGCGGTAAAGAAGCCGACAATGCGCAAATAATGGCGTTGGCGGAAGCTATGAATGCCGGGGTGAGGGTCGCATACCTGGACAGGAGCGAAGTGGGAGGGAAAACTATCAACTGGGTAGAGTTCGGCAAGGATACAAGTGAAAATGCTCGCCCATTGACATTGCTGTATCG ACCCGGTCACTACGATGTGGTTACTAAGGATGTTCCACCAAAGGTTTAG
- a CDS encoding hypothetical protein (Match to EST gb|CF188705.1|CF188705), whose amino-acid sequence MSSNPSHLLISRNPPRSPAHPQLDPALTSRHSSSRSDNRSSSGRWVYAEDRPSRYLSEDDIDEEAELEDEGPIDVHPTFRSDAELPGKVKVIVGRNEFWCHKEVLWFASPFFEGLLNGNWAESNPLHEDAYSRPSTVIETDVSSSDVPDVDGMASRLAVEAKITTDQPAPAIMIEKLENNQAGNVTAAQGLEMNHGQDIQGPHSHSATVSDETQETFSLREVPQDLTNTPVHRPTPHAETSSTTPTVISKKRDRTALRASFSSSLHSFQNFKSSPLPGGAETVVELHEESASAFQDFLFWAYPHLECKVTWTNVAPLLSLAAKLIVPCLQKLCTHFLLTHASGRPVMALALAEQHGNAELYREASRFVLDQPTWDESEMKMLSVETQLKLSNRWFLERLLKLGTIDVRKDYSCRPDCPDPSRCQSQLDDKWRQAHHAVIKYGPPQPSVAFRCLRQLETFPTNPSLVMPHALCQLAAKAWVMSLLMAGLVFDRMFQLKIVHSANPGTEKVTLLCLFNGATG is encoded by the exons ATGTCTTCAAATCCATCGCATCTACTCATATCCCGCAACCCACCCCGCTCCCCAGCTCACCCCCAGCTGGACCCAGCCCTCACCTCCAGGCACTCATCCTCGCGATCTGACAACAGGAGCTCCTCCGGACGATGGGTCTATGCAGAAGATCGTCCTTCTCGCTACCTCTCAGAAGATGAtatcgatgaagaagctgagcTAGAGGACGAGGGTCCCATTGACGTGCATCCAACGTTCCGAAGTGATGCAGAATTACCAGGAAAGGTAAAGGTGATCGTGGGCCGGAATGAGTTTTGGTGTCATAAGGAGGTATTGTGGTTCGCCAGCCCATTCTTTGAAGGATTATTGAATGGAAA CTGGGCAGAGTCGAATCCCTTGCACGAAGATGCATATTCAAGACCTTCAACGGTCATCGAGACTGATGTATCTTCCTCTGATGTTCCCGATGTAGACGGTATGGCATCAAGGTTGGCTGTCGAAGCCAAAATCACTACAGATCAACCTGCTCCTGCAATTATGATAGAGAAGCTTGAAAATAATCAGGCTGGCAATGTCACCGCCGCCCAAGGTCTTGAGATGAACCATGGTCAAGACATACAAGGCCCTCATTCGCATTCGGCCACCGTGTCAGACGAAACCCAAGAAACTTTTTCTTTACGAGAAGTCCCTCAAGACCTTACCAACACTCCCGTCCATAGGCCTACTCCCCACGCTGAGACGAGTTCCACTACACCAACAGTAAtatcaaagaagagagatcGTACAGCTCTTCGCGCCTCTTTTTCCAGCAGCTTACACTCTTTTCAAAACTTCAAATCAAGCCCTCTCCCTGGAGGAGCTGAGACCGTCGTTGAACTTCATGAAGAATCAGCTTCCGCTTTCCAAGATTTCTTGTTTTGGGCATATCCACA CCTCGAATGCAAAGTCACTTGGACAAATGTTGCGCCT CTTCTATCTCTTGCCGCAAAACTCATTGTCCCCTGCCTCCAAAAATTGTGCACCCACTTCCTCCTTACCCACGCTTCGGGCCGGCCAGTCATGGCTCTAGCTTTAGCGGAACAGCATGGAAATGCAGAACTTTATCGGGAGGCCAGTCGGTTCGTGCTTGATCAAC CAACGTGGGATGAAAGTGAGATGAAAATGCTGTCTGTTGAGACACAATTGAAGCTATCCAACCG CTGGTTCCTAGAACGTCTTCTCAAATTAGGCACAATAGACGTCCGAAAAGACTATTCATGC AGACCAGACTGCCCCGATCCATCCCGATGTCAATCCCAGCTTGACGATAAGTGGCGTCAAGCCCACCACGCTGTCATCAAATATGGACCACCCCAACCGTCCGTCGCTTTCCGCTGTCTGAGACAGCTTGAAACCTTTCCGACGAATCCTAGTTTAGTAATGCCGCACGCGTTGTGTCAGTTGGCTGCGAAGGCATGGGTGATGAGCT TATTAATGGCGGGCCTAGTATTTGACAGAATGTTCCAACTGAAGATTGTACACTCTGCCAATCCAGGTACCGAAAAGGTGACACTACTTTGCCTATTCAATGGTGCAACAGGCTGA
- a CDS encoding hypothetical protein (Match to EST gb|CF189772.1|CF189772), protein MPICPVCDSSIDADQAAFEHHVNNHFVESAGTSSIGKETSKEGSMKRGREESLVAPELDICPACDFPLSFLTPIESQTHLATCLSGQEIEDDVEFDYSSIDITAQQQRDNDVIDKEWDGPARPGKWTGWVGRKVEKGDRWWDPLNGSTVPSELPSNFSPGVIIILAAALRTSAHQGKTRRAVLCRDTAHIKGVWKFDLGWGCGYRNALMSLTSLLSVPSYAPLFSKSINGAEPGVRRVQGWIEEAWEEGYDPEGKQQLGGTVLGRRKWIGPSDLYAMFTYKGIPCIIYDFPKPPSAKDDSKAAYARLQQWVKDYFNESTESPSNGSAFDVLMRSGENGSGRGEVVRVSIKFPLILQHSGHSRTIVGYEENARGDVNLLLFDPGKTMPKDIRNAALTHLAKSRAQALPLINTSLSTSGNDNAGNDERSRRPGGLRKKSSSQSQLEKTHESVPFSPPFTNGRAEVIYDVDRDKNTSGVESQTVEHLRGGAQDGSDQGGKSPSTAIPIEDDEEITPSGWVRKKRALKSKISSPSSTSRTLIDPTSPTQAIKTLNHFRVNLGNLSKHTQYQILMFTGGPVLSDSEKERRKIVSSTVIR, encoded by the exons ATGCCTATTTGTCCTGTCTGTGACTCATCGATAGACGCCGATCAAGCAGCTTTCGAACATCATGTAAACAACCATTTTGTCGAGAGCGCAGGAACGAGCAGTATTGGGAAAGAGACGtcgaaagaagggagtATGAAGAGAGGGCGTGAAGAGTCTTTAGTAGC TCCCGAGCTTGACATATGCCCTGCCTGCGATTTCCCTCTATCATTTCTAACCCCGATCGAGAGCCAAACTCACCTCGCAACATGTCTTTCTGGCCAAGAgatagaagatgatgtggagTTCGATTATTCCTCAATAGATATTACAGCGCAACAGCAGAGGGACAATGATGTAATTGATAAGGAATGGGACGGACCTGCTAGACCTGGAAAGTGGACAGGATGGGTCGGCAGGAAGGTCGAGAAAGGTGACCGTTG GTGGGATCCCCTTAATGGGTCAACGGTTCCTAGTGAATTACCCAGCAACTTTTCGCCTG GCGTGATAATTATATTAGCCGCGGCACTTCGCACATCAGCTCACCAAGGGAAAACACGGCGGGCTGTACTATGTCGGGATACTGCTCATATCAAGGGCGTATGGAAATTTGATCTTG GTTGGGGTTGTGGGTATCGCAATGCATTGATGTCCCTtacttctctcctctctgtACCCTCGTACGCCCCTCTGTTCTCTAAATCCATAAACGGCGCCGAGCCAGGGGTGAGAAGAGTTCAAGGATGGATAGAGGAAgcgtgggaagaaggatacgACCCGGAGGGAAAACAACAATTGGGTGGGACGGTATTGGGGAGGCGGAAATGGATCGGGCCGAGTGATTTGTATGCCATGTTCACTTACAAGGGAATACC GTGTATTATAT ATGATTTCCCAAAACCCCCAAGTGCCAAAGATGATAGTAAAGCTGCCTATGCCCGGTTACAACAATGGGTTAAAGATTATTTT AATGAAAGCACAGAGAGTCCGTCAAATGGATCGGCGTTTGACGTCCTTATGCGTTCGGGTGAGAACGGCTccgggagaggagaagttGTCAGAGTGTCGATTAAATTCCCACTTATTCTTCAG CATTCTGGTCACTCAAGAACAATTGTCGGTTACGAAGAAAACGCGCGAGGAGATGTCAATCTTTTGCTCTTTGATCCTGGAAA AACGATGCCCAAAGATATCCGCAACGCCGCTCTCACCCATCTCGCCAAATCACGAGCCCAAGCGTTACCGCTTATAAATACTTCCCTCTCTACATCGGGCAACGATAACGCAGGCAACGATGAACGGTCAAGGCGGCCAGGAGGTTTGAGGAAAAAATCGTCTTCCCAATCACAGCTAGAAAAGACGCATGAGAGCGTGCCGTTTTCTCCGCCTTTTACGAATGGGAGGGCTGAAGTCATATATGATGTCGATAGGGATAAGAACACGAGTGGGGTTGAGAGTCAAACAGTTGAACATTTGCGTGGTGGTGCTCAAGATGGCTCGGACCAAGGTGGAAAATCACCAAGTACAGCTATACCCATcgaagacgacgaagagatCACTCCTTCTGGCTGGGTTCGTAAGAAACGCGCACTCAAATCAAAgatctcctctccttcttccacatccaGAACCTTAATTGACCCGACTTCCCCTACGCAGGCGATAAAGACGCTCAATCACTTTCGGGTCAATTTGGGGAACTTGTCAAAGCATACGCAGTATCAGATATTGATGTTTACCGGCGGGCCGGTATTGAGTGATagtgaaaaggagagaagaaagattGTTAGTAGTACAGTCATAAGATAA
- a CDS encoding hypothetical protein (HMMPfam hit to Gar1, Gar1 protein RNA binding region, score: 221.7, E(): 1.3e-63), translated as MSGRGFSRGGGGGFRGGARGGRGGGRGGFQQRDMGPPDTVLEIGSFQHDVESEMLCSLTAPTKIPYFNAPIYLQNKTQIGKVDEILGPINEVYFTVKMEQGMLASSFKKEDKVYISGEKLLPIERFLPKPKVAGGKERGAQGGRGAPRGRGGAGSRGGRGGFSSRGGPGGRGGARGGAGGRGGFSSRGGGAPRGRGGFRGRGQ; from the exons ATGAGCGGACGAGGTTTCTCTAGaggcggcggtggtggatTCAGAGGCGGAGCGCGAG gaggacgaggtggTGGCCGAGGCGGTTTCCAGCAGAGGGATATGGGTCCTCCCGACACTGTTCTCG AAATCGGCTCTTTCCAACACGACGTTGAATCCGAGATGCTCTGTTCCCTCACAGCACCTACAAAAATTCCCTACTTCAACGCCCCCATCTACCTCCAAAACAAGACCCAGATCGGCAAGGTCGACGAGATTCTCGGTCCTATCAACGAAGTGTACTTTACCGTCAAGATGGAGCAAGGAATGTTGGCGAGCAgtttcaagaaggaggacaaggTGTATATCTCCGGAGAGAAGTTATTGCCGATTGAGAGATTCCTGCCAAAGCCCAAGGTTGCCGGCGGTAAGG AGCGAGGTGCCCAAGGAGGTCGTGGTGCTCCCCGAGGCCGAGGTGGTGCCGGTAGTCGTGGTGGACGAGGCGGCTTCAGCTCACGAGGTGGCCCTGGCGGACGGGGTGGTGCTAGGGGTGGTGCCGGTGGACGGGGCGGTTTCAGTTCtcgaggtggtggtgcgCCCAGGGGCAGGGGTGGTTTCAGGGGAAGGGGACAATAA